One genomic region from Vanacampus margaritifer isolate UIUO_Vmar chromosome 2, RoL_Vmar_1.0, whole genome shotgun sequence encodes:
- the nacc1a gene encoding nucleus accumbens associated 1, BEN and BTB (POZ) domain containing a, producing MAQTLQMAIPNFGNNVLECLNEQRLQGLYCDVSVVVKGHAFKAHRAVLAASSSYFRDLFSNSGSIGGCSISEASPTVVELPPAVQPQSFQQILAFCYTGRLSMTVGDQFLLMYTAGFLQIQQIMEKGTEFFLKVSSPSCDSQGLNAEEAPPSEPQSPVTQTGACAARPAACLTPLSLVSRVKTEQPASQPEVAAHSVVCTPVAKRLWEGGSSRDGGGGGSGAGGGARKAARYSQEAARGSAIQSPGALGLAMGMGATATSLAGMVASGGLSGSAGTNGTSASGVGMSEGASPGTLSTYASDSPISYHDDEEEEEGTEECAEEQYRQICNMYTMYSMLNMGAAASGERVEALPDHTETRGRMRGRDLTCLPAELIAQIGNRCHPKLYEEGDPAEKLELVSGTSVFISRAQLMNCHVSAGTRHKVLLRRLLAAFFDRNTLANSCGTGIRSSTNDPSRKPLDNRVLHAVKFYCQNFATSFKESEMNAIAADMCTNARRVVRKSWIPKLKLLIAESDAYSAFLSDGVKAEDDALGADPPFDPASLEASASAGAESGGSSGESLAGVSGDVGALF from the exons ATGGCCCAGACCCTCCAGATGGCGATCCCAAACTTTGGCAACAACGTTTTAGAGTGTCTGAACGAGCAGCGTCTGCAGGGCCTCTATTGTGACGTCTCCGTGGTGGTTAAGGGGCATGCCTTCAAG GCTCACCGCGCTGTCTTGGCTGCGAGCAGTTCTTATTTCCGGGACCTTTTCAGCAACAGCGGCAGTATCGGAGGCTGCAGCATCAGCGAGGCCAGCCCAACAGTGGTGGAGCTTCCACCGGCCGTGCAGCCGCAGAGCTTCCAACAGATTTTGGCCTTCTGCTACACCGGCCGTCTCAGCATGACGGTGGGGGACCAGTTCCTCTTAATGTATACTGCTGGCTTCCTGCAGATACAACAGATCATGGAAAAAGGCACTGAATTCTTtctcaag GTCTCCTCCCCCAGTTGTGACTCCCAGGGTCTTAACGCAGAGGAGGCTCCACCATCTGAGCCTCAGAGTCCCGTCACACAGACGGGTGCGTGCGCGGCCCGGCCCGCCGCCTGCTTGACGCCGCTCTCGTTGGTGTCGCGCGTGAAGACGGAGCAGCCCGCCAGCCAACCGGAAGTCGCCGCTCATTCGGTGGTCTGCACTCCCGTCGCCAAGCGGCTGTGGGAGGGCGGCAGCAGCCGGGATGGAGGAGGTGGGGGCTCCGGGGCAGGAGGGGGCGCCAGAAAGGCGGCGCGCTATTCCCAGGAGGCGGCGCGAGGCAGTGCCATCCAGAGCCCCGGAGCGCTGGGACTGGCCATGGGTATGGGCGCCACGGCGACCAGCCTGGCTGGCATGGTGGCAAGTGGCGGGCTTAGTGGCAGCGCGGGCACCAACGGGACCTCTGCGTCCGGGGTGGGCATGTCGGAGGGCGCCAGCCCCGGCACCCTGAGCACCTACGCTAGCGACTCGCCCATCAGCTACCacgatgatgaagaggaggaggagggcacCGAGGAATGTGCTGAAGAGCAGTACCGGCAAATCTGCAACATGTACACCATGTACAGCATGCTCAACATGGGGGCAGCAG CCTCTGGCGAACGGGTGGAGGCGCTTCCCGACCACACGGAGACACGGGGTCGCATGCGTGGCCGCGACCTCACTTGTCTCCCGGCAGAGCTTATCGCCCAGATCGGCAACCGCTGTCATCCCAAACTGTATGAGGAAGGCGATCCTGCTGAGAAACTGGAGCTGGTCTCAG GTACGTCTGTCTTTATTTCCCGGGCCCAGCTGATGAACTGTCATGTGAGTGCCGGGACCAGACACAAGGTGCTGCTAAGGAGGCTGCTGGCCGCCTTCTTTGACAG GAATACGCTAGCCAACAGCTGCGGGACCGGCATCCGCTCCTCCACCAACGACCCCAGCCGCAAGCCCCTGGACAACAGGGTGCTGCACGCAGTTAAAT TTTACTGCCAGAACTTCGCCACCAGCTTCAAAGAGAGCGAGATGAACGCCATCGCCGCCGACATGTGCACCAACGCCCGGCGGGTGGTTCGCAAGAGCTGGATCCCCAAGCTCAAGCTGCTGATCGCCGAGAGCGACGCCTACTCGGCCTTCCTCTCCGACGGCGTCAAAGCCGAGGACGACGCCCTGGGCGCCGACCCGCCCTTCGACCCCGCCTCCCTGGAAGCCTCGGCCTCCGCCGGCGCCGAGTCGGGCGGCTCTTCAGGTGAATCCCTAGCGGGCGTGAGCGGCGACGTGGGAGCGTTATTTTGA